A region of Leifsonia xyli DNA encodes the following proteins:
- a CDS encoding co-chaperone YbbN translates to MSNVPPPPTNLRGAVDLSSLVNRPAPAAGAASGAAGAPAGQPTGDLTLPSLYFEGTDANFNDFIDLSMRVPIVVGLGTERSEQWQQFAPVLDRAVGRFQGRLVSVKIDVDANPQLTQAFQAQAVPTVAALVAGRPVQLFAGVVAEDQLRDVFEQLLQLAAQNGVTESVTVESGADGADSDVAAAEPAPEPPLPPLHQEAYEAIDRGDYEGAIRAYRTAIAQDPRDTMAAAGLAQVSLLARLSGHSADELRTAAAEAPRDAEAQLGVADLDISGGHVEDAFDRLLTLFPSLDAAGKEQVRARILEYFEIVGVDDPRVGKARARLASLLY, encoded by the coding sequence ATGAGCAACGTCCCGCCCCCGCCCACCAACCTGCGCGGGGCCGTCGACCTCAGCTCGCTCGTCAACCGTCCGGCTCCCGCCGCCGGGGCAGCGAGTGGCGCGGCCGGTGCGCCCGCCGGGCAGCCGACGGGTGATCTGACCCTGCCGAGCCTGTATTTCGAGGGCACCGACGCCAACTTCAACGACTTCATCGACCTGTCGATGCGGGTGCCGATCGTCGTCGGGCTGGGCACCGAGCGGTCGGAGCAGTGGCAGCAGTTCGCCCCGGTGCTCGACCGCGCCGTGGGGAGGTTCCAGGGCCGCCTGGTCAGCGTGAAGATCGACGTGGATGCGAACCCGCAGCTCACGCAGGCGTTCCAGGCGCAGGCGGTTCCCACGGTGGCCGCGCTGGTCGCCGGCCGCCCGGTGCAGCTGTTCGCCGGTGTCGTCGCCGAGGACCAGCTCCGCGACGTGTTCGAGCAGCTGCTGCAGCTCGCCGCGCAGAACGGCGTGACCGAGTCGGTGACCGTCGAGAGTGGCGCTGACGGCGCGGACTCCGACGTCGCGGCCGCGGAGCCGGCTCCCGAGCCTCCGCTCCCGCCCCTGCACCAGGAGGCGTACGAGGCGATCGATCGCGGGGATTATGAGGGCGCCATCCGCGCCTACCGCACGGCGATCGCCCAGGACCCGCGAGACACCATGGCCGCCGCGGGCCTGGCGCAGGTCAGCCTCCTCGCCCGGCTCAGCGGCCACTCGGCCGACGAACTGCGGACCGCGGCCGCCGAGGCGCCGCGTGACGCGGAGGCGCAGCTCGGGGTCGCCGACCTCGACATCTCCGGCGGTCACGTCGAGGACGCCTTCGACCGGCTCCTCACGCTCTTCCCGTCGCTCGACGCCGCCGGCAAGGAGCAGGTGCGGGCCCGCATCCTCGAGTATTTCGAGATCGTGGGTGTGGACGACCCGCGAGTCGGCAAGGCCAGGGCTAGGCTGGCGTCGCTGCTGTACTGA
- a CDS encoding phosphatidate cytidylyltransferase: protein MQARKAQLDATNERIAARTGRNLILAIVIGVAVGAVVVVSLIFIKQLFLVFGIAMIGFAAFELAQAFRGAGRRVPRIPTVAAAVGIVPAAFYLHAGGQLVALSAGIVLVVLWRLVELVVPAGRTGPKALGLDLLWSVFVQLYVTLLGSFVILLLAEDGGEWWVLAFLILVVSVDTGAYVSGLSWGKHPMAPTISPKKTWEGFAGASAAAIIAGILLAVFMIGEPWWFGILFGVVVLLTATAGDLAESLIKRDLGIKDMSSWLPGHGGFLDRLDSILPSAAVTYVLFLIFR, encoded by the coding sequence GTGCAGGCCCGCAAGGCGCAGCTGGATGCGACCAACGAGCGCATCGCGGCGCGCACCGGCCGCAATCTGATCCTGGCCATCGTGATCGGCGTGGCGGTCGGGGCGGTCGTCGTGGTCAGCCTGATCTTCATCAAGCAGCTGTTCCTGGTGTTCGGCATCGCCATGATCGGCTTCGCCGCCTTCGAGCTGGCGCAAGCGTTCCGCGGCGCCGGGCGGCGGGTGCCGCGCATCCCGACGGTGGCGGCCGCGGTAGGGATCGTGCCGGCCGCCTTCTATCTGCACGCCGGCGGACAGCTGGTGGCGCTTTCGGCCGGCATCGTCCTGGTGGTGCTGTGGCGACTGGTGGAGCTCGTCGTCCCGGCCGGGCGAACGGGTCCCAAGGCGCTGGGTCTCGACCTCCTCTGGTCGGTGTTCGTCCAGCTGTACGTCACTCTGCTCGGCAGCTTCGTCATCCTGCTCCTCGCTGAGGACGGGGGCGAGTGGTGGGTGCTGGCGTTCCTCATCCTCGTGGTGTCGGTGGACACCGGCGCCTACGTGAGCGGGCTGTCGTGGGGCAAGCACCCGATGGCGCCGACCATCAGCCCCAAGAAGACGTGGGAGGGGTTCGCGGGCGCGAGCGCGGCGGCGATCATCGCGGGCATCCTGCTCGCGGTGTTCATGATCGGCGAGCCGTGGTGGTTCGGCATCCTCTTCGGCGTCGTGGTGCTGCTGACGGCGACGGCAGGCGACCTGGCGGAGTCGCTCATCAAGCGCGACCTGGGCATCAAGGACATGAGCTCGTGGCTGCCCGGCCACGGAGGGTTCCTCGACCGGCTCGACTCCATCCTGCCGTCGGCAGCGGTCACGTACGTGCTGTTCCTCATCTTCCGATGA
- a CDS encoding 30S ribosomal protein S2: MAVVTMRQLLDSGVHFGHQTRRWNPKMKRFILTERSGSYIIDLQQSLAYIDKTYDFVRETVAHGGTILFVGTKKQAQQAIAEQATRVGQPYVNQRWLGGLLTNFQTVSKRLARMKELEELDFEGTTSGFTKKELLIKKRELDKLHKSLGGIRNLSKTPSALWVVDTKKEHLAIDEAKKLGIPVIGILDTNCDPDEVQYPIPGNDDAIRSVTLLTRIVADAAAEGLIQRHQKPEEGAEQAEPLAEWEQELLAQSSDEVQSSAETAKAADADLAEAKADSADVIAEGEADAEAVEAEATDAESK; the protein is encoded by the coding sequence ATGGCCGTCGTCACCATGCGCCAGCTGCTCGACAGCGGCGTCCACTTCGGGCACCAGACCCGCCGCTGGAACCCGAAGATGAAGCGCTTCATCCTCACCGAGCGCTCCGGCAGCTACATCATCGACCTGCAGCAGTCGCTCGCGTACATCGACAAGACGTACGACTTCGTGCGCGAGACCGTCGCCCACGGCGGCACCATCCTGTTCGTCGGCACCAAGAAGCAGGCCCAGCAGGCGATCGCCGAGCAGGCGACCCGCGTCGGCCAGCCCTACGTCAACCAGCGCTGGCTGGGCGGTCTGCTGACCAACTTCCAGACCGTGTCCAAGCGCCTCGCCCGCATGAAGGAGCTCGAGGAGCTCGACTTCGAGGGCACCACCAGCGGCTTCACCAAGAAGGAGCTGCTGATCAAGAAGCGCGAGCTGGACAAGCTCCACAAGTCGCTGGGCGGCATCCGCAACCTGTCGAAGACCCCGAGCGCGCTCTGGGTCGTCGACACCAAGAAGGAGCACCTCGCGATCGACGAGGCCAAGAAGCTGGGCATCCCGGTCATCGGCATCCTCGACACCAACTGCGACCCCGACGAGGTGCAGTACCCGATCCCGGGTAACGACGACGCGATCCGCTCCGTCACGCTGCTCACCCGCATCGTGGCCGACGCCGCGGCCGAGGGTCTCATCCAGCGCCACCAGAAGCCCGAAGAGGGCGCCGAGCAGGCCGAGCCGCTCGCCGAGTGGGAGCAGGAGCTGCTCGCGCAGTCGTCCGACGAGGTCCAGTCGAGCGCCGAGACCGCCAAGGCCGCTGACGCCGACCTGGCCGAGGCCAAGGCCGACTCCGCCGACGTCATCGCCGAGGGCGAGGCCGACGCCGAGGCCGTCGAGGCCGAGGCGACCGACGCCGAGTCCAAGTAA
- the pyrH gene encoding UMP kinase (Catalyzes the phosphorylation of UMP to UDP), whose amino-acid sequence MSAVNKRRRVLLKLSGEAFGGGQLGVNPDIVSSIAREIAQAAQDVEIAIVVGGGNFFRGAELSQRGMDRGRADYMGMLGTVMNSLALQDFLEQAGAETRVQSAISMTQVAEPYIPRRAERHLEKGRVVIFGAGAGLPYFSTDTVAAQRALEISADVVLVAKNGVDGMYDDDPRTNPDARKIDQITHQEALQQNLKAVDSTALSLCMDNGMPMRIFGIEPAGNVTAALLGAEIGTLLG is encoded by the coding sequence ATGTCGGCAGTCAACAAGAGACGCAGGGTCCTTCTGAAACTCTCCGGCGAGGCGTTCGGCGGCGGCCAGCTCGGCGTCAACCCGGACATCGTCAGCAGCATCGCCCGTGAGATCGCCCAGGCGGCTCAGGATGTGGAGATCGCCATCGTCGTCGGCGGCGGCAACTTCTTCCGCGGCGCCGAGCTGTCGCAGCGCGGCATGGACCGCGGCCGCGCCGACTACATGGGCATGCTCGGCACGGTCATGAACTCGCTCGCGCTGCAGGACTTCCTGGAGCAGGCCGGAGCCGAGACGCGCGTCCAGTCCGCCATCTCGATGACCCAGGTCGCCGAGCCCTACATCCCGCGCCGAGCAGAGCGACACCTCGAGAAGGGCCGTGTCGTCATCTTCGGCGCCGGCGCCGGCCTGCCCTACTTCTCCACCGACACGGTCGCCGCGCAGCGCGCGCTGGAGATCAGCGCCGACGTCGTGCTCGTCGCCAAGAACGGCGTCGACGGCATGTACGACGACGACCCGCGCACCAACCCCGACGCCCGCAAGATCGACCAGATCACGCACCAGGAGGCGCTGCAGCAGAACCTGAAGGCGGTCGACTCGACCGCGCTCAGCCTCTGCATGGACAACGGGATGCCGATGCGCATCTTCGGCATCGAGCCGGCGGGCAACGTCACCGCGGCTCTGCTCGGCGCCGAGATCGGGACACTGCTCGGCTGA
- a CDS encoding Mg chelatase-like protein, with product MTLARTFAIALDGLRGHVVEVEADISAGLPAFVLIGLPDTALGESRKRVGAAAVNAGCPLTQKKLTVNLSPAALPKQGSGFDLAIAIAALSAAGTVPADSAARAVHIGELGLDGRLRPVPGVLPAVLAARDAGFSRVFVPAACADEAGLVDGIEIVAVTGLRATAIAHGADLDPIDEEAVSAAATEQEAVVEPDLADVAGNDEAVEALVAAAAGGHHVSMVGPPGAGKTMLAARLPSLLPDLSDTAALEATCIRSLTGLRVGSDLVRRPPFEAPHHTASAAALVGGGSGRITPGAIVRATHGVLFLDEAAEFPPSVLDALRQPLENGTITIHRARGAATFPARFQLVLASNPCPCGHWGSADAECTCTPMARRRYQARMSGPLIDRVDIRLTVRRLGLAAVRGALARGSGRTSSDLRERVAAARERTAERLRGTEWTRSAEVAGSWLRAPERRLSPGVTAPIDRALERGMITMRGYDRALRLAWTLADLDDSSSPDVDHVGRALFLRRGIPA from the coding sequence ATGACACTCGCACGCACCTTCGCCATAGCGCTCGACGGACTGCGCGGTCACGTCGTGGAGGTCGAGGCCGACATTTCGGCGGGGCTCCCGGCCTTCGTGCTGATCGGTCTCCCGGACACCGCGCTCGGGGAGTCGCGCAAGCGCGTGGGGGCCGCGGCCGTCAACGCCGGGTGTCCGCTCACGCAGAAGAAGCTGACGGTCAACCTGTCGCCCGCTGCGCTGCCGAAGCAAGGCTCGGGGTTCGACCTCGCGATCGCGATCGCCGCGCTGTCGGCCGCGGGCACCGTGCCCGCCGACTCGGCGGCGCGCGCGGTGCACATCGGCGAGCTGGGCCTCGACGGCCGCCTGCGTCCCGTGCCGGGCGTGCTGCCGGCCGTGCTCGCCGCTCGCGATGCGGGCTTCTCGCGGGTGTTCGTCCCGGCGGCGTGCGCCGACGAGGCCGGACTGGTCGACGGCATCGAGATCGTCGCGGTGACCGGGCTGCGCGCCACGGCGATCGCCCACGGCGCCGACCTCGACCCGATCGACGAGGAGGCCGTGTCCGCCGCCGCGACAGAGCAGGAGGCGGTCGTCGAACCCGACCTCGCCGACGTGGCCGGCAACGATGAGGCGGTTGAGGCTCTGGTCGCCGCGGCCGCCGGTGGCCATCACGTGTCGATGGTCGGGCCGCCTGGTGCGGGGAAGACGATGCTCGCCGCGCGTCTGCCGTCACTCCTGCCGGACCTCTCCGACACCGCCGCGCTGGAGGCCACGTGCATCCGCTCCCTGACCGGCCTCCGCGTCGGGTCCGACCTCGTGCGTCGGCCGCCGTTCGAAGCGCCGCACCACACCGCATCCGCCGCGGCGCTCGTCGGCGGCGGCAGCGGGCGCATCACTCCGGGCGCCATCGTCCGGGCGACCCACGGCGTCCTCTTCCTCGACGAGGCCGCCGAGTTCCCGCCCTCGGTGCTCGACGCCCTGCGGCAGCCGCTCGAGAACGGGACCATCACCATCCATCGGGCCAGAGGCGCGGCGACCTTCCCGGCGCGTTTCCAGCTCGTGCTCGCCTCCAACCCGTGCCCGTGCGGCCACTGGGGCTCGGCCGACGCGGAGTGCACCTGCACCCCGATGGCGCGACGCCGGTACCAGGCCCGCATGTCCGGACCGCTGATCGACCGGGTCGACATCCGGCTGACGGTCCGCAGGCTCGGCCTCGCCGCCGTCCGCGGCGCACTCGCGCGCGGTTCCGGCCGGACGAGCAGCGACCTCCGCGAGAGGGTGGCCGCTGCCCGGGAGCGCACCGCCGAACGGCTGCGTGGCACCGAGTGGACCCGGAGCGCCGAGGTCGCAGGAAGCTGGCTCCGCGCCCCCGAACGGCGCCTCAGCCCGGGCGTCACCGCCCCGATCGACCGGGCGCTCGAACGCGGCATGATCACCATGCGCGGGTACGACCGCGCCCTCCGTCTCGCGTGGACCCTCGCCGACCTCGACGACAGCTCCTCTCCGGATGTCGACCACGTCGGTCGGGCGCTCTTCCTCCGCCGCGGGATCCCCGCATGA
- a CDS encoding elongation factor Ts codes for MANISIADIKALREQLGTGMVDTKKALEEADGNVEKATEILRLKGAKGNAKRADRSTSEGLVAAKENGNGTATMIELACETDFVAKGEKFVALADKVLDAAAAAGATTVEEALAAPAGSQTVAELIGDEAAILGEKVELRRIAVVNGEHFAIYLHKTSKDLPPQVGVVLGYAGDDAETARSIAQHISFANPTYLSREDVPADEVENERRIVEEISRNEGKPEAALPKIIEGRLGAYFKQVALLEQEYARDNKLTISQVLKESGLTVSGFARFKVGA; via the coding sequence ATGGCAAACATCAGCATCGCCGACATCAAGGCTCTCCGTGAGCAGCTCGGCACCGGCATGGTCGACACCAAGAAGGCGCTCGAGGAGGCCGACGGCAACGTCGAGAAGGCCACCGAGATCCTGCGCCTGAAGGGTGCGAAGGGCAACGCCAAGCGCGCCGACCGCTCCACCAGCGAGGGCCTCGTCGCCGCCAAGGAGAACGGCAACGGCACCGCCACGATGATCGAGCTCGCCTGCGAGACCGACTTCGTCGCCAAGGGCGAGAAGTTCGTCGCGCTGGCCGACAAGGTGCTCGACGCGGCCGCGGCCGCCGGCGCCACCACCGTCGAGGAGGCCCTCGCGGCCCCCGCCGGCAGCCAGACCGTCGCCGAGCTCATCGGTGACGAGGCCGCCATCCTCGGCGAGAAGGTGGAGCTCCGCCGCATCGCCGTCGTGAACGGCGAGCACTTCGCGATCTACCTGCACAAGACCTCCAAGGACCTGCCCCCGCAGGTCGGTGTCGTGCTCGGCTACGCCGGCGACGACGCGGAGACCGCCCGCAGCATCGCGCAGCACATCTCGTTCGCGAACCCGACCTACCTCAGCCGCGAGGACGTCCCGGCCGACGAGGTCGAGAACGAGCGTCGTATCGTCGAGGAGATCTCGCGCAACGAGGGCAAGCCCGAGGCCGCGCTCCCGAAGATCATCGAGGGTCGCCTCGGCGCCTACTTCAAGCAGGTCGCCCTGCTCGAGCAGGAGTACGCCCGCGACAACAAGCTCACCATCAGCCAGGTGCTGAAGGAGTCGGGTCTCACCGTCTCCGGCTTCGCCCGGTTCAAGGTCGGCGCATAA
- a CDS encoding DNA processing protein DprA, producing the protein MVDGLAILEERFARVALSTAIEPGDLDAGRLVEALGPVGLLRAIVNAPNGAAAPIAAVEDRGGTSVHAMTLDRGSTAEPEETGDRRMSDALARWRPRLSLAESVRALERAARIGARLLTPDSPWWPEGFASLDDGPPLSLWVRGDGARLQHLGRSVALVGARACTEYGEHVAMEGSAGLTDRGFAIISGGAYGIDAAAHRAALASRGVTVAFLAGGADRLYPAGNSDLLKRVAADGVVAAELPPGSAPTRWRFLMRNRLIAATATATVVVEAGHRSGSLNTAGHAAQMGRPLGAVPGSVLSPASAGCHRLIREYAATCVTTPDEMAELAEPFAAAPPPDPTPPAATSEDAAETGDERAVLTALGTRRSSSADEIAARSALPFTTVAAVLGRLDLAGRARESAGGWTLIDGSRG; encoded by the coding sequence CTGGTCGACGGCCTGGCGATACTCGAGGAACGCTTCGCGCGCGTCGCGCTGAGCACGGCGATCGAGCCGGGCGACCTCGACGCCGGACGGCTCGTCGAAGCGCTCGGACCGGTCGGTCTCCTCCGAGCGATCGTCAACGCGCCGAATGGCGCTGCCGCGCCTATCGCAGCGGTTGAAGACCGAGGCGGCACCAGTGTCCATGCAATGACCCTCGATCGAGGCTCCACGGCCGAGCCCGAGGAAACCGGAGACAGACGAATGAGCGATGCCCTCGCGCGTTGGCGTCCCCGTCTGTCCCTCGCCGAATCCGTGAGAGCGCTGGAACGGGCCGCTCGGATCGGCGCCCGCCTGCTCACACCCGACTCGCCATGGTGGCCCGAAGGCTTCGCCTCCCTCGACGACGGTCCGCCCTTGTCGCTGTGGGTCAGGGGAGACGGCGCCCGGCTGCAGCACCTCGGCCGGTCGGTCGCTCTCGTCGGTGCGCGGGCGTGCACCGAGTACGGGGAGCACGTCGCCATGGAAGGCTCCGCCGGTCTCACCGATCGCGGCTTCGCCATCATCTCGGGCGGAGCGTACGGCATCGACGCGGCAGCGCACCGGGCCGCACTCGCCAGCCGCGGTGTGACCGTCGCCTTCCTCGCCGGAGGCGCGGACCGCCTCTACCCGGCCGGCAACAGCGACCTCCTCAAACGCGTCGCCGCGGATGGTGTTGTCGCAGCCGAACTCCCACCGGGATCGGCCCCGACCCGGTGGCGGTTCCTGATGCGCAACAGGCTCATCGCGGCCACCGCCACGGCCACGGTCGTCGTCGAGGCCGGTCACCGCTCCGGCTCGCTGAACACCGCCGGCCACGCGGCCCAGATGGGCCGTCCTCTCGGTGCGGTTCCCGGCAGCGTCCTGTCACCCGCGTCCGCGGGATGCCATCGTCTCATCCGCGAGTACGCCGCCACCTGCGTGACGACCCCCGACGAGATGGCCGAGCTCGCGGAACCGTTCGCCGCGGCGCCGCCGCCCGACCCGACACCGCCGGCAGCCACGTCCGAGGATGCGGCGGAGACCGGGGACGAGCGCGCCGTCCTCACAGCCTTGGGAACGCGCCGCTCCTCCAGCGCAGACGAGATCGCCGCCCGGTCGGCGTTGCCCTTCACCACCGTCGCCGCCGTCCTCGGCCGCCTCGATCTCGCAGGCCGGGCACGCGAGAGCGCCGGCGGCTGGACCCTGATCGACGGAAGCCGCGGCTGA
- a CDS encoding MFS transporter permease: MTEWGREHLPRNPKSQQGYDVEQVDEFLLTARRAYDGDESAPDLTAADIRHTAFAMQKGGYSTTHVDAALERLEDAFAARERDAARAQAGDAAWFEDARTTAQVVLNRLDRPLGHRFDRVSILTLGYNRNDVDRFANRLVRYFQDGRPMSVEEVRTVTFREQRGGYREVQVDLLLDAVTDVMLAVR, from the coding sequence ATGACAGAATGGGGGCGTGAGCACCTTCCCCGCAACCCCAAGTCCCAGCAGGGGTACGACGTCGAGCAGGTGGATGAGTTCCTCCTCACCGCACGCCGCGCGTACGACGGCGACGAGTCGGCGCCCGACCTGACGGCGGCGGACATCCGGCACACGGCCTTCGCGATGCAGAAGGGCGGCTACTCGACCACGCACGTCGACGCGGCCCTCGAACGCCTGGAGGACGCCTTCGCCGCCCGGGAGCGGGACGCGGCACGGGCACAGGCCGGAGACGCCGCCTGGTTCGAGGACGCGCGCACCACGGCGCAGGTGGTCCTCAATCGGCTCGACCGCCCGCTGGGGCACCGGTTCGACCGTGTCAGCATCCTGACCCTCGGGTACAACCGCAACGACGTCGACCGTTTCGCGAACCGTCTGGTGCGCTACTTCCAGGACGGCCGGCCGATGAGCGTCGAGGAGGTTCGGACGGTCACATTCCGTGAGCAGCGCGGCGGATATCGCGAGGTCCAGGTCGATCTGCTGCTCGACGCCGTCACCGACGTCATGCTGGCGGTTCGCTGA
- a CDS encoding ribosome recycling factor, producing MIADVISDARQRMSKTVDAAREDFGTVSAGRANPALFQKVLVDYYGSPTPLAQLAGLQNPEARVLLVTPYDKSALKEIEKAIVNMPNLSANVGNDGEIVRVTLPELTEDRRKEFVKIVRGKGEDAKVAIRNIRRKAKDDLDALKGEVGDDEVARGEKELETITRTHVDAVDEALKRKEAELLEV from the coding sequence GTGATCGCGGATGTGATTTCCGACGCACGCCAGCGCATGAGCAAGACCGTGGACGCGGCGAGGGAGGACTTCGGCACCGTGAGCGCGGGCCGCGCCAACCCGGCTCTCTTCCAGAAGGTGCTCGTGGACTACTACGGCTCGCCGACCCCGCTGGCCCAGCTGGCCGGTCTGCAGAACCCGGAGGCGCGCGTCCTTCTCGTCACGCCGTACGACAAGTCGGCGCTGAAGGAGATCGAGAAGGCGATCGTCAACATGCCGAACCTGTCGGCGAACGTCGGCAACGACGGCGAGATCGTCCGCGTGACGCTCCCCGAGCTCACCGAGGACCGCCGCAAGGAGTTCGTCAAGATCGTGCGCGGCAAGGGCGAGGACGCCAAGGTGGCCATCCGCAACATCCGCCGCAAGGCCAAGGACGACCTCGACGCCCTCAAGGGCGAGGTCGGCGACGACGAGGTGGCGCGCGGCGAGAAGGAGCTCGAGACCATCACCCGCACGCACGTCGACGCCGTCGACGAGGCGCTGAAGCGCAAGGAAGCCGAGCTCCTCGAGGTCTAG
- a CDS encoding alpha/beta hydrolase, which translates to MSTEGTTTEIRGGVELPARREDIELRTRDGLTLVGELASPLDREPVATLVTLHPLPTAGGFMDSHILRKAAARLPALADIAVLRFNTRGTASPRGRSEGAFDDGVGERYDVEAAMAFVAERGLPHPWLVGWSFGTELALMYGRELPVDGVILLSPPLHRAKPNHVAAWAGETRPVVALIPEHDDFLRPAEAEQKFASFPQIELVDVEGGKHLWVGENQTRRVLTEIVQRVNPSALPLPTEWPSAAGA; encoded by the coding sequence ATGAGCACCGAAGGAACCACCACCGAGATCCGCGGCGGCGTCGAGCTGCCCGCCCGGCGCGAGGACATCGAACTGCGCACCCGGGACGGGTTGACGCTCGTCGGGGAGTTGGCGAGTCCGCTGGACCGCGAGCCCGTGGCGACGCTCGTCACCCTGCACCCGCTGCCGACCGCAGGCGGGTTCATGGACTCGCACATCCTCCGCAAGGCCGCCGCCCGGTTGCCCGCCCTGGCAGACATCGCCGTGCTGCGCTTCAACACGCGCGGCACGGCGTCGCCGCGCGGACGCAGCGAGGGCGCCTTCGACGACGGCGTGGGGGAGCGCTACGACGTGGAGGCCGCCATGGCGTTCGTCGCCGAGCGCGGGCTGCCGCACCCGTGGCTGGTCGGGTGGTCCTTCGGCACCGAGCTCGCGCTCATGTACGGCCGCGAGCTCCCGGTCGACGGCGTCATCCTGCTGTCGCCGCCGCTCCACCGCGCCAAGCCGAACCACGTGGCCGCGTGGGCGGGGGAGACGCGCCCGGTCGTCGCGCTCATTCCGGAGCACGACGACTTCCTGCGGCCCGCCGAGGCCGAGCAGAAGTTCGCGTCGTTCCCGCAGATCGAGCTGGTCGACGTCGAGGGTGGCAAGCACCTGTGGGTGGGCGAGAACCAGACGCGCCGCGTGCTCACCGAGATCGTGCAGCGGGTGAACCCGTCGGCGCTGCCGCTGCCGACCGAGTGGCCGTCGGCGGCGGGAGCCTGA